One part of the Sarcophilus harrisii chromosome 5, mSarHar1.11, whole genome shotgun sequence genome encodes these proteins:
- the KIAA0930 gene encoding uncharacterized protein KIAA0930 homolog isoform X4: MLRAIAEERRRLGLRQEISGLGCFKDDRIVFWTWMFSTYFMEKWAPRQDDMLFYVRRKLSFVGSSDSPSDDGKKQVDVEVYRRDSKKLPGLGDPDIDWEESVCLNLILQKLDYMVTCAVCTRSDTGDIHIHKKKSQQVFASPSKHPMDSKGEESKISYPNIFFMIDNFEEVFCDMFVGEGEMVCVELVASDKANTFQGVIFQGSIRYEALKKVYDNRVSVAAKMAQRMSFGFYKYNNMEFVRMKGPQGKGHAEMAVSRVSTGDTSPYGTEEDSNPASPMHERVRVLGAQVTSFSTPPTPERNNRPAFFSPSLKRKVPRHRIAEMKKSHSANDSEEFFRDDDNEADLHTTTNLRSRSLSGTGRSLVGSWLKLNRADGNFLLYAHLTYVTLPLHRILTDILEVRQKPILMT; the protein is encoded by the exons GGTGCTTCAAGGACGACCGGATTGTCTTTTGGACCTGGATGTTCTCCACGTACTTCATGGAGAAGTGGGCCCCGAGGCAGGACGACATGCTCTTCTACGTGCGCCGCAAGCTTTCCTTCGTGGGCAGCAGCGACAGCCCCAGTGACGACGGGAAGAAG CAGGTAGACGTGGAAGTTTACCGGCGGGACTCCAAGAAGCTGCCCGGCCTCGGGGACCCCGACATCGACTGGGAGGAGAGCGTCTGCCTGAACCTCATCCTGCAGAAG CTGGACTACATGGTGACGTGCGCCGTGTGCACCCGCTCGGACACGGGGGACATTCACATCCACAAGAAGAAGTCCCAG CAAGTGTTCGCCTCCCCCAGCAAGCACCCCATGGACAGCAAGGGGGAGGAGTCCAAGATCAGCTACCCCAACATCTTCTTCATGATCGACAACTTTGAGGAG gtGTTCTGCGACATGTTCGTGGGAGAAGGCGAGATGGTCTGCGTGGAGCTGGTGGCCAGCGACAAGGCCAACACCTTCCAGGGCGTCATCTTTCAAGGCTCCATCCGATACGAGGCCCTCAAAAAAGTCTACGACAACCGG GTGAGCGTGGCGGCCAAGATGGCGCAGCGGATGTCTTTTGGCTTCTACAAGTACAACAACATGGAGTTTGTGCGGATGAAGGGGCCTCAGGGGAAGGGGCACGCGGAGATGGCGGTCAGCCGAGTGTCCACGGGCGACACGTCCCCCTACGGCACCGAGGAAGACTCCAACCCCGCCTCCCCCATGCACGAGAGAGTAAGGGTGCTGGGGGCACAG GTGACCTCCTTCAGCACCCCCCCAACCCCTGAGCGCAACAACCGGCCGGCTTTCTTCTCCCCGTCCCTCAAGCGCAAAGTGCCGCGGCATCGGATTGCGGAAATGAAGAAGTCCCATTCGGCCAATGACAGCGAGGAATTCTTCCGGGACGACGATAACGAAG CAGACCTGCACACCACTACCAATTTACGGTCGAGGTCTCTGTCGGGAACCGGGCGGTCGCTTGTCGGATCCTGGCTCAAACTAAACCGGGCCGATGGGAACTTTCTCCTCTATGCACACTTAACCTACGTCACGTTGCCCCTGCATCGGATTTTAACAG
- the KIAA0930 gene encoding uncharacterized protein KIAA0930 homolog isoform X2 — translation MLRAIAEERRRLGLRQEISGLGCFKDDRIVFWTWMFSTYFMEKWAPRQDDMLFYVRRKLSFVGSSDSPSDDGKKQVDVEVYRRDSKKLPGLGDPDIDWEESVCLNLILQKLDYMVTCAVCTRSDTGDIHIHKKKSQQVFASPSKHPMDSKGEESKISYPNIFFMIDNFEEVFCDMFVGEGEMVCVELVASDKANTFQGVIFQGSIRYEALKKVYDNRVSVAAKMAQRMSFGFYKYNNMEFVRMKGPQGKGHAEMAVSRVSTGDTSPYGTEEDSNPASPMHERVRVLGAQVTSFSTPPTPERNNRPAFFSPSLKRKVPRHRIAEMKKSHSANDSEEFFRDDDNEDLHTTTNLRSRSLSGTGRSLVGSWLKLNRADGNFLLYAHLTYVTLPLHRILTDILEVRQKPILMT, via the exons GGTGCTTCAAGGACGACCGGATTGTCTTTTGGACCTGGATGTTCTCCACGTACTTCATGGAGAAGTGGGCCCCGAGGCAGGACGACATGCTCTTCTACGTGCGCCGCAAGCTTTCCTTCGTGGGCAGCAGCGACAGCCCCAGTGACGACGGGAAGAAG CAGGTAGACGTGGAAGTTTACCGGCGGGACTCCAAGAAGCTGCCCGGCCTCGGGGACCCCGACATCGACTGGGAGGAGAGCGTCTGCCTGAACCTCATCCTGCAGAAG CTGGACTACATGGTGACGTGCGCCGTGTGCACCCGCTCGGACACGGGGGACATTCACATCCACAAGAAGAAGTCCCAG CAAGTGTTCGCCTCCCCCAGCAAGCACCCCATGGACAGCAAGGGGGAGGAGTCCAAGATCAGCTACCCCAACATCTTCTTCATGATCGACAACTTTGAGGAG gtGTTCTGCGACATGTTCGTGGGAGAAGGCGAGATGGTCTGCGTGGAGCTGGTGGCCAGCGACAAGGCCAACACCTTCCAGGGCGTCATCTTTCAAGGCTCCATCCGATACGAGGCCCTCAAAAAAGTCTACGACAACCGG GTGAGCGTGGCGGCCAAGATGGCGCAGCGGATGTCTTTTGGCTTCTACAAGTACAACAACATGGAGTTTGTGCGGATGAAGGGGCCTCAGGGGAAGGGGCACGCGGAGATGGCGGTCAGCCGAGTGTCCACGGGCGACACGTCCCCCTACGGCACCGAGGAAGACTCCAACCCCGCCTCCCCCATGCACGAGAGAGTAAGGGTGCTGGGGGCACAG GTGACCTCCTTCAGCACCCCCCCAACCCCTGAGCGCAACAACCGGCCGGCTTTCTTCTCCCCGTCCCTCAAGCGCAAAGTGCCGCGGCATCGGATTGCGGAAATGAAGAAGTCCCATTCGGCCAATGACAGCGAGGAATTCTTCCGGGACGACGATAACGAAG ACCTGCACACCACTACCAATTTACGGTCGAGGTCTCTGTCGGGAACCGGGCGGTCGCTTGTCGGATCCTGGCTCAAACTAAACCGGGCCGATGGGAACTTTCTCCTCTATGCACACTTAACCTACGTCACGTTGCCCCTGCATCGGATTTTAACAG
- the KIAA0930 gene encoding uncharacterized protein KIAA0930 homolog isoform X3 — MLRAIAEERRRLGLRQEISGLGCFKDDRIVFWTWMFSTYFMEKWAPRQDDMLFYVRRKLSFVGSSDSPSDDGKKQVDVEVYRRDSKKLPGLGDPDIDWEESVCLNLILQKLDYMVTCAVCTRSDTGDIHIHKKKSQQVFASPSKHPMDSKGEESKISYPNIFFMIDNFEEVFCDMFVGEGEMVCVELVASDKANTFQGVIFQGSIRYEALKKVYDNRVSVAAKMAQRMSFGFYKYNNMEFVRMKGPQGKGHAEMAVSRVSTGDTSPYGTEEDSNPASPMHERVTSFSTPPTPERNNRPAFFSPSLKRKVPRHRIAEMKKSHSANDSEEFFRDDDNEDLHTTTNLRSRSLSGTGRSLVGSWLKLNRADGNFLLYAHLTYVTLPLHRILTDILEVRQKPILMT; from the exons GGTGCTTCAAGGACGACCGGATTGTCTTTTGGACCTGGATGTTCTCCACGTACTTCATGGAGAAGTGGGCCCCGAGGCAGGACGACATGCTCTTCTACGTGCGCCGCAAGCTTTCCTTCGTGGGCAGCAGCGACAGCCCCAGTGACGACGGGAAGAAG CAGGTAGACGTGGAAGTTTACCGGCGGGACTCCAAGAAGCTGCCCGGCCTCGGGGACCCCGACATCGACTGGGAGGAGAGCGTCTGCCTGAACCTCATCCTGCAGAAG CTGGACTACATGGTGACGTGCGCCGTGTGCACCCGCTCGGACACGGGGGACATTCACATCCACAAGAAGAAGTCCCAG CAAGTGTTCGCCTCCCCCAGCAAGCACCCCATGGACAGCAAGGGGGAGGAGTCCAAGATCAGCTACCCCAACATCTTCTTCATGATCGACAACTTTGAGGAG gtGTTCTGCGACATGTTCGTGGGAGAAGGCGAGATGGTCTGCGTGGAGCTGGTGGCCAGCGACAAGGCCAACACCTTCCAGGGCGTCATCTTTCAAGGCTCCATCCGATACGAGGCCCTCAAAAAAGTCTACGACAACCGG GTGAGCGTGGCGGCCAAGATGGCGCAGCGGATGTCTTTTGGCTTCTACAAGTACAACAACATGGAGTTTGTGCGGATGAAGGGGCCTCAGGGGAAGGGGCACGCGGAGATGGCGGTCAGCCGAGTGTCCACGGGCGACACGTCCCCCTACGGCACCGAGGAAGACTCCAACCCCGCCTCCCCCATGCACGAGAGA GTGACCTCCTTCAGCACCCCCCCAACCCCTGAGCGCAACAACCGGCCGGCTTTCTTCTCCCCGTCCCTCAAGCGCAAAGTGCCGCGGCATCGGATTGCGGAAATGAAGAAGTCCCATTCGGCCAATGACAGCGAGGAATTCTTCCGGGACGACGATAACGAAG ACCTGCACACCACTACCAATTTACGGTCGAGGTCTCTGTCGGGAACCGGGCGGTCGCTTGTCGGATCCTGGCTCAAACTAAACCGGGCCGATGGGAACTTTCTCCTCTATGCACACTTAACCTACGTCACGTTGCCCCTGCATCGGATTTTAACAG
- the KIAA0930 gene encoding uncharacterized protein KIAA0930 homolog isoform X1 — MLRAIAEERRRLGLRQEISGLGCFKDDRIVFWTWMFSTYFMEKWAPRQDDMLFYVRRKLSFVGSSDSPSDDGKKVDVEVYRRDSKKLPGLGDPDIDWEESVCLNLILQKLDYMVTCAVCTRSDTGDIHIHKKKSQQVFASPSKHPMDSKGEESKISYPNIFFMIDNFEEVFCDMFVGEGEMVCVELVASDKANTFQGVIFQGSIRYEALKKVYDNRVSVAAKMAQRMSFGFYKYNNMEFVRMKGPQGKGHAEMAVSRVSTGDTSPYGTEEDSNPASPMHERVRVLGAQVTSFSTPPTPERNNRPAFFSPSLKRKVPRHRIAEMKKSHSANDSEEFFRDDDNEADLHTTTNLRSRSLSGTGRSLVGSWLKLNRADGNFLLYAHLTYVTLPLHRILTDILEVRQKPILMT; from the exons GGTGCTTCAAGGACGACCGGATTGTCTTTTGGACCTGGATGTTCTCCACGTACTTCATGGAGAAGTGGGCCCCGAGGCAGGACGACATGCTCTTCTACGTGCGCCGCAAGCTTTCCTTCGTGGGCAGCAGCGACAGCCCCAGTGACGACGGGAAGAAG GTAGACGTGGAAGTTTACCGGCGGGACTCCAAGAAGCTGCCCGGCCTCGGGGACCCCGACATCGACTGGGAGGAGAGCGTCTGCCTGAACCTCATCCTGCAGAAG CTGGACTACATGGTGACGTGCGCCGTGTGCACCCGCTCGGACACGGGGGACATTCACATCCACAAGAAGAAGTCCCAG CAAGTGTTCGCCTCCCCCAGCAAGCACCCCATGGACAGCAAGGGGGAGGAGTCCAAGATCAGCTACCCCAACATCTTCTTCATGATCGACAACTTTGAGGAG gtGTTCTGCGACATGTTCGTGGGAGAAGGCGAGATGGTCTGCGTGGAGCTGGTGGCCAGCGACAAGGCCAACACCTTCCAGGGCGTCATCTTTCAAGGCTCCATCCGATACGAGGCCCTCAAAAAAGTCTACGACAACCGG GTGAGCGTGGCGGCCAAGATGGCGCAGCGGATGTCTTTTGGCTTCTACAAGTACAACAACATGGAGTTTGTGCGGATGAAGGGGCCTCAGGGGAAGGGGCACGCGGAGATGGCGGTCAGCCGAGTGTCCACGGGCGACACGTCCCCCTACGGCACCGAGGAAGACTCCAACCCCGCCTCCCCCATGCACGAGAGAGTAAGGGTGCTGGGGGCACAG GTGACCTCCTTCAGCACCCCCCCAACCCCTGAGCGCAACAACCGGCCGGCTTTCTTCTCCCCGTCCCTCAAGCGCAAAGTGCCGCGGCATCGGATTGCGGAAATGAAGAAGTCCCATTCGGCCAATGACAGCGAGGAATTCTTCCGGGACGACGATAACGAAG CAGACCTGCACACCACTACCAATTTACGGTCGAGGTCTCTGTCGGGAACCGGGCGGTCGCTTGTCGGATCCTGGCTCAAACTAAACCGGGCCGATGGGAACTTTCTCCTCTATGCACACTTAACCTACGTCACGTTGCCCCTGCATCGGATTTTAACAG